A genomic region of Dreissena polymorpha isolate Duluth1 chromosome 4, UMN_Dpol_1.0, whole genome shotgun sequence contains the following coding sequences:
- the LOC127879762 gene encoding beta-1,3-galactosyltransferase 1-like has protein sequence MNFNLQRTKTVFAIIAIFMGLIVVSLTYTWLDVRRLSVFRFEVAADRFAKVLNGNWTQNQLFDLFKTEKMFAAHDVTYNPTKQYTVSLHQRNVTKSAFLNGASMKLVRVTTVANGTSIQPIRFNTIENGTSMTPIRSTTIAVRSNRTFNIDLSRLSTTMTSVKVPIRITSTLPYENSDDRPDECSNCFPMDFTSMISPDRLCDGGRVDLLIIVLSSVTNRLARESIRSTWGSLCNSMNSIIRLAFVIGNNLNKNDNFLLLEESGKFNDIIQADFRDTYANLTYKTMTGLKWSHTHCSNAKYVMKTDDDMFINTEVLPILLQAAPKRNFMGGFCWGPSSPHRHTSSKWYVSIRQYRKPLFPAMCSGTGYLLSTDVVGNIVKVSRNIPFFYLEDVYVAICVNKFGVSPVNLAGFSNMFVNSSPCEYRNSVITSHQLPPETLTRYWAESRTCPLSPLRPTQVFHSRVV, from the coding sequence ATGAATTTCAACCTTCAGCGCACTAAGACCGTTTTCGCCATCATTGCCATATTTATGGGGTTGATTGTTGTATCACTGACCTACACGTGGCTTGATGTGCGGCGTCTTTCAGTTTTCCGGTTCGAGGTAGCAGCCGATAGATTTGCTAAAGTGCTAAATGGTAATTGGACTCAAAATCAGTTGTTCGATTTATTTAAAACAGAGAAGATGTTTGCAGCACATGACGTCACTTATAACCCTACAAAACAATATACCGTATCGTTACACCAACGCAATGTCACAAAAAGTGCATTTCTTAATGGTGCATCAATGAAGCTTGTAAGAGTCACTACAGTTGCCAATGGCACATCAATTCAGCCAATAAGATTTAACACTATCGAAAATGGCACATCAATGACGCCGATAAGAAGCACCACTATCGCTGTTCGTTCAAACCGAACATTCAACATCGACTTAAGTCGACTTTCCACAACAATGACGTCCGTAAAGGTGCCAATAAGGATAACAAGCACGCTGCCCTATGAGAACTCTGATGACAGGCCTGATGAGTGCTCTAACTGTTTTCCAATGGACTTTACCTCAATGATATCTCCAGATCGACTTTGTGACGGCGGCAGAGTCGActtgttaataattgttttatcatCTGTTACTAACAGGTTGGCCCGGGAATCAATCCGCTCCACATGGGGGTCACTTTGTAACTCAATGAATTCTATCATTCGCCTCGCCTTCGTCATCGGAaacaatttgaacaaaaatgacAATTTCTTACTGTTGGAAGAGAGTGGAAAATTCAATGATATTATTCAAGCAGATTTTCGCGACACCTATGCAAATCTTACATATAAAACAATGACAGGATTAAAATGGAGCCATACGCATTGctcaaatgcaaaatatgttatgAAAACTGACGACGATATGTTTATTAATACCGAGGTGTTGCCTATTTTGTTACAAGCTGCTCCGAAAAGAAATTTCATGGGCGGTTTTTGTTGGGGACCAAGTTCCCCACATAGACATACTTCATCTAAGTGGTACGTGTCTATAAGACAGTATAGGAAACCTTTGTTCCCAGCCATGTGCAGCGGCACAGGGTACCTGTTGTCAACTGATGTCGTTGGCAATATTGTTAAAGTGTCAAGGAATATACCATTCTTTTATTTAGAGGATGTTTATGTCGCGATTTGTGTTAACAAATTTGGCGTATCGCCGGTCAATCTAGCAGGCTTTTCAAACATGTTTGTAAATTCTTCGCCATGTGAGTACAGAAATTCCGTTATAACATCACATCAATTACCGCCAGAGACGTTGACGCGATATTGGGCAGAATCAAGAACTTGTCCTCTATCGCCGTTGAGGCCGACGCAGGTTTTCCATAGTCGTGTAGTTTGA